The genome window GGGGCATACGTTTGAACAAATGTCATCCACAACTTTTGGTGATGAGCCTCATTTTTTCAATATTTGATTTCTTTGGCGCATTAATAAAATATACCTATTTATATATGTGTGTATATAAGTCTAAATGCTTATGTACTTTTATGAAATAGTTTCATGTATAATGAGAAACAAAAATACGTATAGAGGTGTAGTTATGTCAAATGCAGTAACATTAGAAGAAACGATTTATCAATGGTTTGAACATTTTCATAAATACCCAGAGGTAAGCTGGAAGGAGTATGAAACGACTAAAAAGATTGCGTCGATTTTAGATGAGTTAAACGTATCCTATCGTTTGTTAGGGGATGTTCCAGGGTTAATTGCTGAAATTGGTACAGGTGATGAAATTGTCGCTGTACGTGCAGATATAGATGCTTTATGGCAGGAAGTGGATGGAAAATGGCAAGCTAATCACTCATGTGGGCATGACGCAAATATAACAATGGTACTTGGTGCTTTATTACTGCTGAAAGATCGACCACTGCAACATCGTGTTCGTTTTATTTTCCAACCTGCTGAAGAACTTGGGAATGGTGCTTGTGCAGCCTTTGAGCGTGGAGCTGTTGATGGGGTATCGCATTTATTTGGTGTTCATTTAAGACCAATTGAAGAGCTACCACTTGGCAAGGTATCGCCTGCTATTCATCATGGCGCAGCCTATTTTTTAGAAGGGACAATTAGAGGCACTGATGCCCATGGTGCTAGGCCTCATCAAGGGAAAAATGCCATAGATGTTATTATGGCAGTGCAACAAATGCTAAATAGTATACATTTATCACCATTTGAACCTCATTCTGCAAAGTTAACAAAGATTGTTGCAGATGGTGGCAGTACGAATATTATTCCAGGTTCTGCGAGCTTCTCAATGGATATTAGAGCGCAGCGTAATAACCAACTGGAATTACTGCGTAGTCGTATTGAGTTTGGCTTAAAATCGATCCAACAGCAGTTTGAGATTGACATGGACTGGAAATGGTTAGATTTTACACCTGGAGCTGAGGTTTCTTCAGTTGCTGCACATATGGCTAAAAACGCAATTATTGAAACACTTGGTGAAGAGCATCTAGCTGAAGAAATTACAACGCCCGGAAGTGATGATTTCCATTTTTATACAGTAGAAAAACCTGAATTAAAAGCAACGATGGTTGGTATTGGAGCTAACTTAACTCCCGGATTACATCATCCAAAAATGACTTTTGAACGAAGTGCATTAATTGATGCTGCGAAAGTACTTGCTTGTGTGTTAGAAAAAAAAACTGAATAACGATAGCGAGCTATATCAAAAGTATAAAATTCTTTTGATATAGTTCTTTTTTTTGTTCAAACGTATGAATGGACGCGGTTTTGCATTGTCTGTAATCGCTATTTGAAAGCGTTTTTTTACGCTAAAATAGTCGAAATTGCTCGAGAAGCATAAAATTTTTGCGTTGACTTTTTAATTTTTGAATATTAAGCTAAAAATCGTAAAAAATTATTTGCGTCTTTGGCAACCCAGATTGGCAATTGGTGCAAAAAGGGGATGGGTTAATGAAAAAGGATATTAATGCTGGTTGGGCACTTTTGCCTTTTGCAATAATGATTATAGCTATGCTAATTACAGTAGTTGTGTTAGAGCAAAGCCCTCACGTACCACTTATTATTGGAACAGTTGTAGCATCCATCGTTGCCAAAATCCATGGATTTAAGTGGACAGAAATTGAGGAAATGATGTATAAGGGGATACGTCTAGCTTTACCTGCAATTGTCATTATTATTTTAGTAGGTTTGACAATTGGTGCATGGATTGGCGGTGGCGTCGTAGCCACAATGATTTTTTATGGTTTAAAATTAATTTCCCCAGCTTGGTTTTTAGTAACAATAATGCTGTTATGTGCTGTTGTGGCACTAGCGATTGGTAGCTCATGGTCGACGATGGCAACAATCGGTGTTGCTGGTATGGGTATTGGTTTAAGTATGGGCATTCCGGCAGCGATGATTGCTGGGGCAGTTATTTCGGGTGCATATTTCGGTGATAAGATGTCACCGTTATCTGATACAACCAATCTCGCAGCTGGTTTAACAGGCACAAATTTATTTGAGCATATTAAGCATATGCTTTATACAACAATTCCAGCTTTAGTTATTTCAGTCATTGCATTTGGAATAATGGGAAGAAGCTTTGCAGATATCTCGATGAAATCAGAAAATATTTTAACAACACTAAAAGTAATGGAGGAAAGCTTTGTTATTTCTCCTTGGTTATTGCTTGTACCAGTTGGTGTAATTGTATTGGTAGCGAAAAAAGTCCCTGCAATTCCAGCTTTAATTGTTGGAATTATCTCAGGATTCTTACTACAAATCTTTGTGCAAGGTGGCACACCTGCAATGGCCGTACATGCTTTACAAGAAGGATTTGTCATTTCAACTGGCAATGAAATGGTGGACGAGCTATTTAACCGTGGTGGCTTAGATTCAATGATGAATACGGTTTCAATGACAATTGTGGCCATGACATTCGGTGGGGTGTTAGAATATTCCGGCATGTTAAAGGCGCTTATGAATGTTGTTGTGAAGTTTGCTAAATCTACAGGAAGCCTAATTGCTGCAACGATTGCCGCATGTTTTACAACAAATGCTACATGTTCTGAGCAGTATATTTCAATTGTTGTACCATCACGTATGTTTGCGAATGTTTATCAAGAACGTGGTTTGCATTCGAAAAATCTATCTCGTGCGTTAGAAGATGGGGGAACACTAACTTCTGTATTCGTCCCATGGAATACTTGTGGAGTGTTTATTTTAGCGACATTAGGTGTAGGCGCAATGGAATATGCACCATATGCAATTCTTAACTTTACAGTACCTATTATTTCAATTATTTATGGATATATCGGATTTGCCATTGTTAAGCTAACACCAGAAGAAATAGAAGCAGCAGAGAAGCACAAAAAAGAGCAAGAAATGGATGAGGCTAATATGGTCATGGCTGACTAATTCCAGAGACAAAAATTTCGCTCTTCTGATAGCTAACTATAGTCTCGCGGATGCAAAAGCATCTGCGAGAACTATAATTTAATAGGTTGCAAAGTTCAATTCATATATTGTGCGTGGGCGACCTTGTTGGTGAGTCATTTCTTCACCAACTATTTTAGCATAGCCGTGATCTACTAATTTTTTAATAATGCGCTCTGTTGTTCGGCGTGTAACTTGCAGATATTCTGAAAGATTATGTGATGTAAATTGAGCGGATTGTCGCTCTCGGCTAAAATGAATAATTTTGGAAATGTTTAATGGACTTAAGCTTGTTTGCTTTGCCATTTGTAAAACGTAGGGATCGTCAGTTTTTAAAGCTAGCTTTACTTCCGAATTTGGGAAGGGACCAAGTAAGTTTTTATGTTCATCTAGAATATAAATTTCACAAGGCTTCGCAAATGTTAATGCATTCTTGGCATTTTGGTTAGCCTCAAAAATGGAGTGACCATAACCAAATGCTAACTTAAATGGCTTATCCGTTTGCTGTAATAAGTTCTGCAAGTCATCTTTTTCAAGTGCCTTTTGCAAATGCCCAGCTGTCGTATAAAGTTCAAAAGCGTATGGCGTAATTTGTTTATACGTTGAATGAGTAGCTGTAGTTATTTGCGTTAACATGTTAGAGTCTATAGGTTTATTTTCAGGAGCTTCTAATAGCCCAACAACAGCTTTAACAGATTCGGATTTTGTAAGAAGTGATTGGGATCTCGTTTCTTCTAAGCATTGAATAATGGAGTTAGCTGCATCTAACATGCGCATTGCAGGTATTTGAAGAGCCTGTAATTCATCAAACACACTATGAATACTTGTTATGACAAAATCAATGCTTTTAGCTTCCCATAAAGCTATATGATACTGCAATATAGATTGAGTAGGTTTAGTAATAGATATAGGCTGAATATACGGTTTTGGACCACGATACTCTATTTCTGTTAGAACATTTTCTACAATATCTGGATTCATAACATCAATGGAAATTCTATTTAAAGGTACAGCGTGATTTGCTATAAGCGATAATAAAGTAGTGGAAATTGCCGTCTCATCTTGTTTTATATAATTCCAAGGTATGGGCATCTCTGACAGTGCAGATTGGGCATGTAAATAGGGCAACGTTCCCCCGAACAAAAGTGCATCACATGGCTTAATTTCCTTTAACAAAACGGATGCCTCTGTAGGTTGCTTGTAAAGGTAAAAATCTATTTGAATATTCTCTATGTTTTGTGCGATACTATTTATACGCTTCATAAATGCTTTAGAGCAGATAACCGCTATTTTAGTAGACATAGGCAACGTTCCTTCTTTATTTTTTTAAATGATTAACGACGTATTAACGACAACTATATTATACAGGAGACTGATAAAAATGAAAATCCAACAAGTAGAAATTTTTGCAATTCATTTACCACTTATTGATCCATTTATCATCAGTTATGCTACATATGATACAATGCCTTCTATTATTTTGAAGGTGACGACAGACACAGGTATTGTAGGCTATGGTGAAGCAGTACCAGACGAGCACGTGACAGGGGAGACGTGGGAGAGCACGTATGCTGTATTAAAGAACCAGCTTGCTCCTGCGATCATTGGAGATAATCCAATGGCCTTTGAAAAACTTCACGATAAATTGAACAAAATCGTGAAGGATGTGCCAGCAGCGAAAGCAGCGATTGACATTGCTTGTTTCGATATTGCGGGGAAAGCGTTACAGGTTCCAGTGTACCAACTACTAGGTGGACGTTATCATGAGAAATTCCCGATTACACATGTACTGAGCATTGGAACACCTGAGGCGATGGCAGAAGAGGCGGCGAACCGTGTAGAGGTGGGCTATCGATCATTTAAAATGAAGGTAGGGACAGAGGTAGCGCGTGACGTTGCTCGTATCAAAGCGGTGCGTGAACGTGTTGGTGAAGACATCGCAATTCGTGTAGATGTAAACCAAGGATGGGGCAATGCGTCAACAACATTGCAGGGCTTACGTGCATTAAAGGATTTAAATATCGATTGGTTAGAGCAGCCAGTAGACAGTGAAGATATTGATGGAATGGTAGAAGTGAAGTCAAAATCGGATGTATCATTAATGATTGATGAAGGACTTCGCGGTGTACGTGAAATGCGCGAAATTATTGCAAAGCGTGCTGCAGATAAAGTAAATATTAAATTAATGAAATGCGGTGGAATTTATCCAGCTATGAAACTAGCAGTTATGGCTGAAATGGCAGGCATTGAATGTCAAATCGGTTCAATGGTAGAATCATCAGTTGGCTCAGCAGCTGGATTCCATGTAGCATTCTCTAAAAAAATAATGACAAGTGTAGAATTAACAGGTCCTCTAAAATTCTCTAAAGATGTCGGAAACTTATACTATGATGTTCCATTTATCTGTTTAAATGAAAAACCAGGTTTAGGTGTAGACGTAGATGAAGAAATCCTAAATGAATTATGTAAATTCTCAACAGTTGTAACAGCCTAAGGAGGCGGCGAAATGGAAAAGATTTATGAAGGTATGCTCGGTGAAACGCCGTTTTTTGTTACAACATTAAACCTTCAGCATTTGCAAGAAATTGAAAAATTACAGCTTGAGGTTTATGCATCCTTAGCAGACCAAAGTATATTACAGCCATTAAGCACGGAGGAATTTGATTATATTTTAAAGGGAAATGGCATGATGATAGGTGCTTACGTAGGGGATGAGTTAATTGCCTTTCGCGCACTTCTAAACCCACCTATCGATGATGAGCACCTTGGCTATGATTGTGGGATTACCGAGGATGAATTTCATCGAGTTTTATATCAAGAAATATCAAACGTCTCCCCAACATATCGTGGCTATGGATTACAAAAAACATTAGCCCGAGTTGTCATGGGCCATATTGATTTAGAAAAATATGATTATGTATGCTCAACAGTAAAGCCCTATAATATCCCGAGCTTAAAAGATAAATTTTCTCAAGGATTAATGATAAAGGGATTAAAGATTAAGTATGTAGATAAGCTACGATATATTTTCTATAAAGACTTGCGACAAGAGCTACCAATCTTTACAGAAAAGAAATCGATATCGATGGACGATACAGTCGGTCAACAACAACTTTTAAAACAGGGCTATACAGGTACATCTATGTTTGAGGATCAAAATGATTGGTTTGTCGTTTATGAAAAATAAATAAAAGAAAAAAGCTTTACCTTGTCGACAAAAGAATAATATATAAATGAAGGTGTATCAATAAACAATAGTTGATTTTCATTCCGAGTTGGCGCTTTCCGCTCAAGCTAATCCCGCAGGAGTCGCCACTCTCCGTGAAAAATCAACAGCTCCTCATCACTAGTATGAGTGACAAGCTGATCCAAAATAGTATTATAGCCATGATTAAAATAACAATAAAGTTAATTAATTTTAAAAGCTCAAACAAGCACAACCCCGTTCTAAGTTTAGGACGGGGTTAAAAATATAGTTGTTTAATTTTCGATGTAAGATATTTAACTACACTAACAATAGCGCCCGACCCGATTAATTACATTGAAGTAGTGTTTAGTTATTAAATTTAGAATTGATTATCTCTCCATCAGTTGTTTGGACCACTAGTGGCTCAACAATTTTTTCTAGACCTATCTTTATAAAGGGGAGTCCAGTTTCTTTTCCCTTATCGCCGACCTTAACTGTAATTTCGGTGTTCCCTAAGGTCTTTACATCTTTTACTTCCAGATGCTTTCCTTCATATTTCTCGCCTAATTGAATATGAATTTGTTTCATTCCTTCAGAAATTGTAGATACCTCGTAGTAGGAGGAAGTATCGTTACCTGCCGCTATAACGCCTTCTTCATTGATCCAATAACCTTTATCTAAAGTGATCGTCCAACCAATAATAGCAAAAATAAGGACTGGGACTATAAATAAGATTGATTTATCCACTTTATTAAATTCAGACTGTTTTATACCTTTCATGAAAGGAAGTAACGACGTCCCGCCTATGGCAGCTGTCAAAATGCCTACTCCAATAATTCCAAAACCCATCCCTTCAAAGCCTCCCACTTTGAACAATCCGTACAGGACAGTAAGCACAGCAATTAAAAATGTCACAATTGGAGCCAAGTAGAACTTTCCTGTTTTTTTCAAAGCTATTAAAGTAAAAAGGAAAATACATGCGCCTAAAATGAAACCAACTAAAACTATCATTCCCAATTCGTTCACCCCATGTATTAATATAAAATCGATATCAGTGTGTCTAAAAAAAATATAATCCCTAAATCAAAAAGAATCGAGAGTATAATCCATCTTTTGGCAAAAAAAACAATCGTGAATACTGATAAAAAAATAGCCGCTGGGAAATAGAACATGAAAGTGGCACTTTTGATATATTCAATGGCCGCATCAGCAGACAGTTCCCAGTTGTAAAAATGAAAAGAAGAATATAGGATATAAAATAAAATGAGAGCTCTAATGGAAATAAATAACCATTTAAGGCCGTGATTAAACTGAACTAATTTCTTCAATGGCTTTATTTCTACTTCTTCACTCAGTTCTAACATCGGATAATTCCCCTCAGCTAATTCATTAAATAATTGCCTACACTCACTACAGTTTTGAATATGTTCCAAAACCACTTCTTGTGTTTCCTGTTCTAGCTCATCAAATACAGAGATTAACTCCCGTGAAAGAATATGAATCTTTTCGGAATCTTCCATCTTTTTCACCTCTTTCTAGCCAACTGCTTTCTTATTCTAAATATCTTGGATTTTAATGTAGGGATAGGTATATCCAAAAGTGTACTTATTTCTTGGTAATCATAACCATAATGAAACTTAGCTAAAAAAATGGCCTTATCACTCGTCGATAAATAACCTAATGTAGTTATAATTTGGGAATTTATGATTGCCTTTGATTCGGGTGTTTGATTATCAATTAATAAGTTTTCAATTACACTTTCATCATGAAACAGCTCTGGTTTTCTTTTTTTGTAATGATCGAGAAGTGTATTTTTGGCTACCTTTACTAACCAACTTTTCATATAAGTAACTTCTTGAATTTTTGATGGATCTGTTAAGATTTTTGCAAATACCTTTTGAATGATGTCATCGGCTACGTCATAACTTTTAGTTAATCCAATTAAAAAATTCCGCAAATATGTGTAATGCTCCTCGTAAATCTCTTCAATCACCTCAAATGGATTTCGATTAATCATTTTTATCCTCCGTAAGATGTCGCGCACTAAAGAGACGACTCAATTTGGAAAAAGTTTTAACTTTTTTTAGTAATAGTAAAAAAATAAAAAGAATCCAGTTTGAATAGAAAATTGATCAAAATGGATTCTTTTTCATATGAGAGGTAAGGCTTTTTTATTTCATCGGGCAAAAGCCACAAGCCATTAAACCGGGTATATCTTTAGAAAAACAACATGATTTTCGTACAGGAACGTTCACTAAATCAGTTGGGCTTTGACCACCTGTATAATGTGCCCACCACGACTTGTTGGAGAAACGAGCCCATGTTTTAGGGTCTTCTAAAGCTTCAATGTCTTCCATCGCTTGATCGGCTAGACCAGGATTAGAAAGCAATATGTGATAGTGCCAAAGTAAATAGCCAAAGAAATTCTCCCAAATAGTGAGAGGGGAAATAGATGTTACTTTACGAAGCTGTTGAACGATAACATGCCCATCATAAAGAATCTTCTCAATAACTGCCTGACGTTCATCCTCATCTACATAACGCCAATCATTTGGGTTAACAAACATTGCGACTGTAAAGCTGTTGAATTCTTTTGCTGCATCAAAGCGAAGCTCGATCGGTTTACCGTTCCACACCTCGTCATAAGCAGCAAGCATGTAAAGTTGCATAGCGAAAAACATACCGTAGCGGCGTGCAAAATGAGAAATAGCGGCTGTTTCCGTTGCTGCATCTGTAATACCCATCATCAGATTTAAAAAATCAGGATGGTAAAAGTCTTTATGTATATCAGCTAATGTAAATAATGTACGCTTTGGTTCTGTCGTATAAATGCTATAGGAATTCAATTGACGAACTTGATCCATCGTTAATGCTGGCATTGTCATCACCTTTTCTTTCAATCATCTGTTACGTTTATTATAAATTAATAATTTTTGCTTCACAAATGGAATGCAATATAGTAAAATACATTAAACATATCTGAAAGGTAGGTTTTAAAATGTCACAGCCGCATGCAATTCCAAGGCCGCTCGTTCGACTCAATCAATGGACGATTCTTTTAAGCGTTATCCTAACGTGGGTAACAGGTGTCTTTTGGATTTTAGCCATTCCTTTAGTAGCAAATTTACTAGGCGTTTTATGCAATTTTAATCCCATTATTCGAGTAGGGAAGCTGTTTCTAAAAAAGGCTCCGTCTACATATATACCAGAGGATGCGCAACAGCAAAAATTTAATTCGAGTATTGCCAGCTTTTGTTTAGCGGGTGGATTTTTAGGTTATTTGCTTAAATGGCAGGTGGTAGGCTATGTCTTTACGGGAATGGTTGCTGTAGCTTCTTCGATAGCAATTGCAGGCTTTTGTATAGGTTGTTTTCTACATTTTCAACTAAAACAATGGCAGTATCGTCGTTCGCTGAAGAAGGCATTGTGACATAAATTCCTTTCAGAGGAAAGAAATTTTTAAAAAACTTTAAGAAATTTTCAGATTAATGTTGACTTTTTAATTGATAATGATTATCATTATCGTATAAAGATTATTCCTCGTCTACAATACAGTGTAGAGAGGATGAACTTTAGCTACTTTTCTCCAGAAGTTTGCTAGTTCATGATAACGCTCCTAAAACCCCCCTCATTTTTTGGGAACGTAAAATCTCTCGACGACTCACTCCATTGTGATTGAGTCGTCTTTTTTTGATAGAAACTGCAATTGTTGCCAAAGATATGATTTTTATTGGAAGTTGAATAAGTTTTCGATAAAAGCCCAAATAGTTTCGATAAAACGAGATTTTGTTTCGATAAATGCCTAAATAGTTTCGATAAAATGAGATTTTGTTTCGATAAAACGTAATTCTGTTTCGATAAACATATAAATTCCTCCAAAAAAGCAGCCCACTATGTGTGAACTGCTATGAAGAGGTGGTTTGTTGAACAGCACTTTTTTTCCCTAGTATCATCGTATAGTAGCTATGTAACAGCATACCAAAGATGATGACACCTAGACCCGCGAGAGCAATTGGATTTGGGAATGCAATGCCGAGTAATAATACTTCACCAATAATGACAAAGAGTATTTCAGTCGATTGTGTTGCTTCAACTGCTGCAAGCTTGCCCTGATGATTGCGAACACGGTCAGTCGCAATGAAAAAT of Lysinibacillus agricola contains these proteins:
- a CDS encoding amidohydrolase, which encodes MSNAVTLEETIYQWFEHFHKYPEVSWKEYETTKKIASILDELNVSYRLLGDVPGLIAEIGTGDEIVAVRADIDALWQEVDGKWQANHSCGHDANITMVLGALLLLKDRPLQHRVRFIFQPAEELGNGACAAFERGAVDGVSHLFGVHLRPIEELPLGKVSPAIHHGAAYFLEGTIRGTDAHGARPHQGKNAIDVIMAVQQMLNSIHLSPFEPHSAKLTKIVADGGSTNIIPGSASFSMDIRAQRNNQLELLRSRIEFGLKSIQQQFEIDMDWKWLDFTPGAEVSSVAAHMAKNAIIETLGEEHLAEEITTPGSDDFHFYTVEKPELKATMVGIGANLTPGLHHPKMTFERSALIDAAKVLACVLEKKTE
- the nhaC gene encoding Na+/H+ antiporter NhaC; the encoded protein is MKKDINAGWALLPFAIMIIAMLITVVVLEQSPHVPLIIGTVVASIVAKIHGFKWTEIEEMMYKGIRLALPAIVIIILVGLTIGAWIGGGVVATMIFYGLKLISPAWFLVTIMLLCAVVALAIGSSWSTMATIGVAGMGIGLSMGIPAAMIAGAVISGAYFGDKMSPLSDTTNLAAGLTGTNLFEHIKHMLYTTIPALVISVIAFGIMGRSFADISMKSENILTTLKVMEESFVISPWLLLVPVGVIVLVAKKVPAIPALIVGIISGFLLQIFVQGGTPAMAVHALQEGFVISTGNEMVDELFNRGGLDSMMNTVSMTIVAMTFGGVLEYSGMLKALMNVVVKFAKSTGSLIAATIAACFTTNATCSEQYISIVVPSRMFANVYQERGLHSKNLSRALEDGGTLTSVFVPWNTCGVFILATLGVGAMEYAPYAILNFTVPIISIIYGYIGFAIVKLTPEEIEAAEKHKKEQEMDEANMVMAD
- a CDS encoding mandelate racemase/muconate lactonizing enzyme family protein; its protein translation is MKIQQVEIFAIHLPLIDPFIISYATYDTMPSIILKVTTDTGIVGYGEAVPDEHVTGETWESTYAVLKNQLAPAIIGDNPMAFEKLHDKLNKIVKDVPAAKAAIDIACFDIAGKALQVPVYQLLGGRYHEKFPITHVLSIGTPEAMAEEAANRVEVGYRSFKMKVGTEVARDVARIKAVRERVGEDIAIRVDVNQGWGNASTTLQGLRALKDLNIDWLEQPVDSEDIDGMVEVKSKSDVSLMIDEGLRGVREMREIIAKRAADKVNIKLMKCGGIYPAMKLAVMAEMAGIECQIGSMVESSVGSAAGFHVAFSKKIMTSVELTGPLKFSKDVGNLYYDVPFICLNEKPGLGVDVDEEILNELCKFSTVVTA
- a CDS encoding zf-HC2 domain-containing protein; the encoded protein is MEDSEKIHILSRELISVFDELEQETQEVVLEHIQNCSECRQLFNELAEGNYPMLELSEEVEIKPLKKLVQFNHGLKWLFISIRALILFYILYSSFHFYNWELSADAAIEYIKSATFMFYFPAAIFLSVFTIVFFAKRWIILSILFDLGIIFFLDTLISILY
- a CDS encoding RNA polymerase sigma factor, whose product is MINRNPFEVIEEIYEEHYTYLRNFLIGLTKSYDVADDIIQKVFAKILTDPSKIQEVTYMKSWLVKVAKNTLLDHYKKRKPELFHDESVIENLLIDNQTPESKAIINSQIITTLGYLSTSDKAIFLAKFHYGYDYQEISTLLDIPIPTLKSKIFRIRKQLARKR
- a CDS encoding DUF4395 domain-containing protein produces the protein MSQPHAIPRPLVRLNQWTILLSVILTWVTGVFWILAIPLVANLLGVLCNFNPIIRVGKLFLKKAPSTYIPEDAQQQKFNSSIASFCLAGGFLGYLLKWQVVGYVFTGMVAVASSIAIAGFCIGCFLHFQLKQWQYRRSLKKAL